A stretch of the Serratia marcescens genome encodes the following:
- a CDS encoding ABC transporter permease, giving the protein MNIAKERGLTRLRRGLTVFAGLLLLWWLAAQSGIPAFLLPTPSAVAQALWDGRGYLAWHTLVTASEIVSGLALGVLLGAALALCMIFSPRLQRWLMPLVLTSQAIPVFALAPLLVLWFGFGMSAKVAMAVLVIFFPVVSAFFDGLRRVNNDYLDLARTMRASRWAQLRHVRLMAALPAFGSGLRMAAAVAPIGAIIGEWVGSAEGLGYVMLNANARMQTDVCFAALFILVLMTVLLWAAVDALLRRLIAWAPEND; this is encoded by the coding sequence ATGAATATTGCCAAAGAGCGTGGGCTTACCCGCCTGCGGCGTGGGCTGACGGTGTTTGCCGGCCTGCTGCTGCTGTGGTGGCTGGCGGCGCAAAGCGGCATTCCGGCCTTTCTGCTGCCCACGCCGAGCGCGGTGGCGCAGGCGCTGTGGGACGGGCGCGGCTACCTCGCCTGGCACACGCTGGTCACCGCTTCGGAGATCGTCAGCGGGCTGGCGCTGGGCGTGCTGCTCGGCGCGGCGCTGGCGCTGTGTATGATCTTCTCGCCGCGCCTGCAACGCTGGCTGATGCCGCTAGTGCTCACCAGCCAGGCGATACCGGTGTTCGCCCTGGCCCCGCTGCTGGTGCTGTGGTTCGGCTTCGGCATGAGCGCCAAGGTGGCGATGGCGGTGCTGGTGATTTTCTTCCCGGTGGTGTCGGCCTTTTTCGACGGGCTGCGGCGGGTCAACAACGACTATCTCGATCTGGCGCGCACGATGCGCGCTTCCCGCTGGGCGCAGCTGCGGCACGTGCGGCTGATGGCAGCGCTGCCGGCCTTCGGCTCCGGCCTGCGCATGGCCGCCGCCGTCGCGCCGATCGGCGCCATCATCGGCGAATGGGTCGGCTCGGCCGAAGGGCTGGGCTACGTGATGCTGAACGCCAACGCGCGCATGCAGACCGACGTCTGCTTCGCCGCGCTGTTTATTTTGGTGCTGATGACCGTGCTGCTGTGGGCTGCGGTGGATGCGCTGCTGCGGCGCCTGATCGCCTGGGCGCCGGAAAACGACTGA
- the gap gene encoding type I glyceraldehyde-3-phosphate dehydrogenase, which yields MVKVGINGFGRIGRNVLRAALGRSDFEVVAINDLTDSKTLAHLLKYDTLSGTLAARVEAGDNQLLLDGRPIQVFSQRDPAEIPWSSVGVDVVIEATGFFTDKAKAEVHITHGGAKRVIISAPAKNDDITIVMGVNDQLYDPALHNVVSNGSCTTNGLAPAAQVLHQAFGIEYGLMNTTHAYTNSQALHDQPEKDLRGARAAAESIVPYSSGAAKALGKVIPDLDGRLTGYSLRVPVPVVSIVDLTVTLKRPATVEEINAAFRAAAASGPLKGILGYSDEPLVSSDYRGDARSSIIDGLSTLVIGGNLVKVLAWYDNEWGFSNRLVDLALLMEKRGL from the coding sequence ATGGTGAAAGTAGGCATTAACGGCTTCGGCAGGATCGGGCGCAACGTGCTGCGCGCGGCGCTGGGGCGCAGCGATTTTGAAGTGGTGGCGATCAACGATCTGACGGACAGCAAAACGCTGGCGCACCTGCTGAAATACGACACGCTTTCCGGCACGCTGGCGGCCAGGGTGGAAGCCGGCGACAACCAGCTGTTGCTGGACGGCCGGCCTATCCAGGTGTTTTCGCAGCGCGATCCCGCCGAGATTCCCTGGAGCAGCGTGGGCGTGGACGTGGTGATCGAAGCGACGGGCTTCTTTACCGATAAAGCCAAGGCGGAAGTGCACATCACGCACGGCGGCGCCAAGCGGGTGATTATCTCGGCGCCGGCCAAGAACGACGACATCACCATCGTCATGGGCGTTAACGACCAGCTCTACGATCCGGCGCTGCATAACGTGGTCAGCAACGGCAGCTGCACCACCAACGGGCTGGCGCCCGCCGCTCAGGTGCTGCATCAGGCCTTCGGCATCGAATACGGGCTGATGAACACCACTCACGCCTATACCAACAGCCAGGCGCTGCACGATCAGCCGGAAAAAGATCTGCGCGGCGCGCGGGCGGCGGCGGAATCGATCGTGCCTTACTCCAGCGGCGCGGCCAAGGCGCTCGGCAAGGTGATCCCGGATCTCGACGGCAGGTTGACCGGTTACTCGCTGCGGGTGCCGGTGCCGGTCGTCTCGATCGTCGATCTGACGGTGACGCTGAAACGCCCGGCGACGGTGGAGGAGATTAACGCCGCTTTCCGCGCGGCGGCGGCGTCCGGCCCGCTGAAAGGGATTTTGGGGTACAGCGATGAACCGCTGGTGTCGAGCGACTACCGCGGCGACGCGCGCTCGTCGATCATCGACGGCCTGTCCACGCTGGTCATCGGCGGTAACCTGGTGAAAGTGCTCGCCTGGTATGACAACGAGTGGGGCTTCTCCAACCGCTTGGTCGATCTGGCGCTGCTGATGGAAAAACGCGGGCTGTAA
- a CDS encoding SDR family NAD(P)-dependent oxidoreductase, translated as MSRIFITGSVDGLGRAAAQRLLDEGHQVILHAREPGRLDAVRDLLDRGAQAAIGDLSDVQQIRQLAEQVNRLGRPDAVIHNAGMFTGPQVMPVNVVAPYLLTALIERPKRIVYLSSSMHFDGAPELNGVDWLGGAAGSYSDSKLFVTALAAAVARLWPDVISSAVDPGWVPTKMGGADAPDDLALGHVTQAWLVTSDEPQALASGGYWHHQQRFDPHAAVHDEAFQSALLAQLARAGGVSLPQA; from the coding sequence ATGTCACGCATTTTCATTACCGGCTCGGTAGACGGGCTGGGCCGCGCCGCCGCGCAAAGGCTGTTGGACGAAGGGCATCAGGTGATTTTGCATGCGCGTGAGCCCGGCCGTCTGGACGCGGTGCGCGATCTGCTGGATCGCGGTGCGCAGGCGGCGATTGGCGATCTGTCCGATGTGCAGCAGATCCGGCAGCTTGCCGAGCAGGTCAATCGCCTCGGCCGCCCGGACGCGGTGATCCACAACGCCGGTATGTTTACCGGGCCGCAGGTGATGCCGGTGAACGTCGTTGCGCCCTACCTGCTGACGGCCCTGATCGAGCGCCCCAAGCGCATCGTCTACCTGAGCAGCAGCATGCACTTTGACGGAGCGCCGGAACTGAACGGCGTAGACTGGCTCGGCGGCGCTGCGGGCTCCTATTCGGACAGCAAGCTGTTCGTCACCGCGCTGGCCGCCGCTGTGGCGCGCCTGTGGCCTGACGTGATCAGCAGCGCGGTCGATCCCGGCTGGGTGCCGACCAAAATGGGCGGCGCGGATGCGCCCGACGATCTGGCGCTGGGGCATGTGACGCAGGCGTGGTTGGTGACCAGCGATGAGCCGCAGGCCCTGGCGTCCGGCGGCTATTGGCACCATCAGCAACGGTTCGATCCCCACGCCGCGGTGCACGACGAGGCGTTTCAATCGGCGCTGCTGGCGCAGTTGGCGCGCGCCGGCGGGGTGAGCCTGCCGCAGGCTTGA
- a CDS encoding transporter substrate-binding domain-containing protein produces the protein MQTIPAAVLDDLAPQGVLRAAINYGNPVLAQAGAGGKPQGASVELAAALAQELGVALELVTYDAAGKVFADLDSGAWNLAFMAIEPVRAAQIAFSEPYVIIEGTYLVANDAPYFEVAQLDRPEVRIAVGQGAAYDLFLSRTLQQAQLVRAATSAEAIALFFERGLEAAAGVRQPLLAAAAAHPGYRVLEGHFTAIRQAMAVPRQKTQGAAYVNDFIARCKANGLVKAALQRSGQGEVTVAPPAASA, from the coding sequence ATGCAGACGATTCCCGCCGCGGTACTCGACGATCTGGCCCCGCAAGGCGTGTTGCGCGCGGCGATCAACTACGGCAATCCGGTGCTGGCGCAGGCCGGGGCCGGTGGCAAACCGCAAGGCGCTTCGGTGGAACTGGCCGCCGCGCTGGCCCAGGAGCTGGGTGTGGCGCTCGAACTGGTCACCTATGACGCGGCGGGCAAGGTGTTCGCCGACCTGGACAGCGGCGCCTGGAACCTGGCGTTTATGGCCATCGAGCCGGTGCGCGCGGCGCAGATCGCCTTCAGCGAGCCCTACGTGATCATCGAGGGAACCTATCTGGTGGCGAACGACGCGCCTTACTTTGAGGTGGCGCAGCTCGACAGGCCGGAGGTGCGCATCGCGGTCGGCCAGGGGGCGGCGTACGATCTGTTTTTATCGCGCACGCTGCAGCAGGCGCAGCTGGTGCGGGCGGCAACCTCCGCCGAGGCGATCGCGCTGTTTTTCGAACGGGGGCTGGAGGCGGCGGCCGGCGTGCGTCAACCGCTGCTGGCCGCCGCGGCCGCCCATCCCGGCTACCGGGTGCTGGAGGGGCATTTCACCGCTATCCGCCAGGCGATGGCAGTGCCGCGGCAAAAAACGCAGGGCGCCGCCTACGTGAACGATTTTATCGCGCGCTGCAAAGCCAACGGGCTGGTGAAGGCGGCCTTGCAGCGCAGCGGCCAGGGCGAGGTGACGGTGGCACCGCCGGCCGCCTCGGCGTGA
- a CDS encoding LLM class flavin-dependent oxidoreductase, which produces MKKIGFLSFGHWSPSAQSGTRSAADALLQSIDLAVAAEDLGADGAYFRVHHFARQLGSPFPLLAAIGAKTQRIEIGTGVIDMRYENPLYMVEDAGAADLIAGGRLQLGISRGSPEQVIDGWRYFGYAPADGETDADMARRHTEVFLEALRGEGFAEPNPQPMFPNPPGLLRPEPFSAGLRDRIWWGAGSNATAVWAAKLGMHLQSSTLKNDETGEPFHIQQAKQIRAYRAAWQEAGHTHEPRVSVSRSIFALVDQRDRNYFGGGGKEGDQLGYIDAQTRAIFGRSYAAEPDVLIKQLAQDEAIAEADTLLLTVPNQLGVDYNAHVIESILTHVAPALGWR; this is translated from the coding sequence ATGAAAAAGATTGGTTTTCTCTCGTTTGGCCACTGGTCGCCTTCCGCCCAGTCCGGCACCCGTTCCGCAGCGGATGCGCTGCTGCAGTCCATCGATCTGGCGGTCGCCGCCGAAGATCTGGGGGCGGACGGCGCCTATTTTCGCGTACACCACTTTGCACGCCAGCTGGGGTCGCCGTTCCCGCTGCTGGCCGCCATCGGCGCCAAAACCCAACGCATCGAGATCGGCACCGGCGTGATCGACATGCGTTATGAAAACCCGCTGTACATGGTGGAAGACGCCGGCGCGGCGGATCTGATCGCCGGCGGGCGGCTGCAGCTCGGTATCAGCCGTGGCTCGCCGGAGCAAGTGATCGACGGCTGGCGCTATTTCGGCTATGCCCCGGCCGACGGCGAGACCGACGCGGACATGGCCCGCCGCCATACCGAAGTGTTCCTGGAAGCGCTGCGCGGCGAAGGGTTCGCCGAACCCAATCCGCAGCCGATGTTCCCGAATCCGCCTGGGCTGCTGCGGCCGGAGCCGTTTTCCGCCGGGCTGCGCGATCGCATCTGGTGGGGCGCCGGTTCGAACGCCACCGCTGTCTGGGCGGCGAAGCTGGGCATGCACCTGCAAAGCTCGACGCTCAAGAACGACGAGACCGGCGAACCCTTCCACATCCAGCAGGCCAAGCAGATCCGCGCCTACCGCGCCGCCTGGCAAGAGGCCGGCCACACGCATGAGCCGCGGGTTTCCGTGAGCCGCAGCATCTTCGCGCTGGTGGATCAGCGGGATCGCAACTACTTCGGCGGCGGTGGCAAGGAGGGCGATCAGCTCGGATATATCGACGCGCAGACCCGGGCGATCTTCGGCCGCAGCTATGCCGCCGAGCCGGACGTGCTGATCAAGCAGCTGGCGCAGGACGAGGCCATCGCCGAAGCGGATACGCTGCTGCTGACCGTACCTAACCAGCTGGGCGTGGATTACAACGCCCACGTCATCGAATCGATTTTAACCCATGTCGCGCCGGCGCTCGGCTGGCGCTAA
- a CDS encoding ABC transporter substrate-binding protein, which yields MIKQTVCGLLLGAAITGQAGAAEKLTLVLDWYINPDHAPIMVAEQIGAFKAEGLDVKIVPPSDPALPPRLVAAKQADLAITYQPQLHFFADQGLPLMRVGTLINTPLNTVIALDKNITSPADLKGKTVGYSVSGIEQATLATMVEHEHLKPQDIKLINVNFQLTSALLAGQVDAVIGGYRNIEALELKLQGKTPVVFNVEDYGVPAYDELIIVTHRDAVNEPKIRKFLAALKQGSDYLHAHPQDTWLAFAKAHPELNTELNKQAWQASLPLFARDPAKLDRARYQAYEQFLFDNKLIKKITPVEQYAVELD from the coding sequence ATGATCAAACAAACCGTTTGCGGGCTGCTGCTCGGCGCCGCCATCACCGGCCAGGCCGGCGCGGCCGAAAAGCTGACGCTGGTGCTCGACTGGTATATCAACCCCGATCACGCGCCGATTATGGTGGCCGAGCAAATCGGTGCCTTCAAGGCCGAAGGGCTGGACGTCAAGATCGTGCCGCCGTCCGATCCGGCGCTGCCGCCGCGGCTGGTGGCCGCCAAACAGGCCGACCTCGCCATTACCTATCAGCCGCAGCTGCATTTCTTCGCCGATCAGGGCCTGCCGCTGATGCGCGTCGGCACGCTGATCAACACGCCGCTGAATACGGTGATCGCGCTGGATAAAAACATCACGTCGCCGGCGGATCTCAAGGGCAAAACGGTGGGTTACTCGGTCAGCGGCATCGAACAGGCGACGCTGGCCACCATGGTCGAACACGAGCACCTCAAGCCGCAGGACATCAAGCTCATCAACGTCAACTTCCAGCTAACCAGCGCCCTGCTGGCGGGCCAGGTCGATGCGGTGATCGGCGGCTACCGCAACATCGAAGCGCTGGAACTGAAGCTGCAGGGCAAGACGCCGGTGGTGTTCAACGTCGAAGATTACGGCGTGCCGGCCTACGACGAGCTGATCATCGTCACCCACCGCGATGCGGTGAACGAACCGAAAATCCGCAAGTTCCTCGCCGCGTTGAAGCAAGGTAGCGACTACCTGCATGCGCACCCGCAGGACACCTGGCTGGCGTTCGCCAAGGCGCACCCGGAGCTGAATACCGAGCTGAACAAACAGGCGTGGCAAGCCAGCCTGCCGCTGTTCGCGCGCGATCCGGCCAAGCTGGATCGGGCCCGCTACCAGGCTTACGAACAGTTCTTGTTCGACAACAAGCTGATCAAGAAAATCACCCCGGTGGAACAGTACGCGGTGGAGCTCGACTGA
- the tenA gene encoding thiaminase II codes for MSITTLFESGLYGRLRQHAGSHWQDYVDHPFLQQLAAGTLPERAFRRYLTQDYLFLLHFARAYALLVSKLRTLPEMRAATASLNGIVAELPLHVAYCAEWGLSEAQIAAQPEAAETMNYTRYVLDIGHAGDALDLLAGLLPCVAGYAEIGLRLLHDPATQMEGNPYASWIRNYGDEGYLAGVRAAIELLETVGHQRGAQGRLTELAQIFTTATQLESAFWQMGLNAS; via the coding sequence ATGTCCATCACCACCCTGTTCGAAAGCGGTCTTTACGGCCGGTTGCGCCAGCATGCCGGCAGCCACTGGCAAGATTACGTCGATCACCCATTTCTGCAGCAGCTGGCCGCCGGCACCTTGCCCGAACGCGCTTTTCGCCGCTACCTGACCCAGGACTACCTGTTCCTGCTGCACTTCGCCCGCGCCTACGCGCTGCTGGTCAGCAAGCTGCGCACCCTGCCGGAGATGCGCGCCGCCACCGCGTCGCTCAACGGCATCGTCGCCGAACTGCCGCTGCACGTCGCCTACTGCGCCGAATGGGGACTGAGCGAAGCGCAGATCGCCGCCCAGCCGGAAGCGGCGGAGACCATGAACTACACCCGCTACGTACTGGATATCGGCCATGCCGGCGACGCCCTCGATCTGCTGGCCGGCTTGCTGCCCTGCGTGGCCGGCTATGCCGAAATCGGCCTGCGGCTGCTGCACGATCCCGCCACCCAAATGGAGGGCAATCCTTACGCCTCCTGGATCCGCAACTACGGCGACGAGGGCTATCTGGCCGGCGTGCGTGCCGCCATCGAGCTGCTCGAGACCGTCGGCCACCAGCGCGGCGCACAAGGCCGCCTCACCGAGCTGGCGCAGATTTTCACCACCGCCACCCAGTTGGAATCGGCATTTTGGCAGATGGGGCTGAACGCCTCATGA
- a CDS encoding ABC transporter ATP-binding protein gives MTSPLRPPGIQVRDLSLRFGQQIVFDRLSFDIAGGSFVALLGASGAGKTSLLKIIAGLERATSGTVTGSDGLPVTGRIAYMGQKDLLYPWLTVEENVALGSRLRGETPDRAWAAHLLERVGLASHGRSLPAALSGGMRQRAAIARTLYERQPIVLMDEPFSALDAITRAEIQSLAAELLAQNTVLLITHDPMEACRLSHRLLVLSPWPLGLDDTHRISGQPPRAPDDADLLRSQAELLQQLVRAAQ, from the coding sequence ATGACCTCCCCGCTTCGCCCGCCCGGCATCCAGGTGCGGGATCTCAGCCTGCGTTTCGGTCAGCAAATCGTCTTCGACCGGCTGAGCTTCGACATCGCCGGCGGCAGCTTCGTCGCCCTGCTCGGCGCCAGCGGCGCCGGCAAAACCAGCCTGCTGAAGATCATCGCCGGCCTGGAACGGGCTACCTCGGGCACGGTGACCGGCAGCGACGGCCTGCCGGTCACCGGGCGCATCGCCTACATGGGGCAAAAAGACCTGCTCTACCCGTGGCTGACCGTCGAGGAGAACGTCGCCCTCGGCTCGCGGCTGCGCGGCGAAACGCCGGACCGGGCGTGGGCGGCGCACCTGCTGGAGCGCGTGGGCCTGGCCTCTCATGGCCGCAGCCTGCCTGCCGCGCTGTCCGGCGGCATGCGCCAGCGCGCCGCCATCGCCCGCACGCTCTACGAACGCCAGCCGATCGTGCTGATGGACGAACCCTTTTCCGCACTGGACGCCATTACCCGCGCCGAGATCCAGAGCCTGGCCGCCGAACTGCTGGCGCAAAACACCGTGCTGCTGATCACCCACGATCCGATGGAGGCCTGCCGCCTGAGCCACCGGCTGCTGGTGCTGTCGCCCTGGCCGCTGGGCCTCGACGACACCCACCGCATCAGCGGGCAACCGCCGCGCGCGCCGGATGACGCCGACCTGCTGAGAAGCCAGGCCGAACTGCTGCAACAGCTGGTGAGGGCCGCGCAATGA
- a CDS encoding GlxA family transcriptional regulator has protein sequence MHTFLIIVPEGGMLFEAAGIADILMQANRLSPAEAPLYQIAVATTQSHRVVHGLSGLSLLADHRLADLDPALPRDTVIVAGKGATEEEGALVADWLRRAAPQARRIASVCGGALLLAEAGLLDGRRATTHWRLAETLQARFPRVQVENGPIYVQDGPIWTSGGVSSGFDLTLALVEDDYGFVQAREVAQDLVMFLRRPGGQAQFSRYPLNQAKSPGPIRDLQSWILENLADDLSVDRLAERVAMSPRNFTRVFSRETGISPAKFVEEGRLHTARQRLEQSAEGIEQIALATGFGNGLNLRRVFERKLQLTPSEYRERFHARNLA, from the coding sequence ATGCATACATTCCTGATTATCGTCCCTGAAGGGGGCATGCTGTTCGAGGCGGCGGGCATCGCCGATATCCTGATGCAGGCTAACCGCCTGAGCCCTGCCGAGGCGCCGCTGTATCAGATCGCGGTCGCCACCACGCAATCCCATCGGGTGGTACACGGCCTGTCCGGGCTGAGCCTGTTGGCCGACCATCGCCTGGCGGATCTCGATCCGGCCCTGCCGCGCGATACCGTCATTGTCGCCGGTAAAGGGGCGACCGAAGAAGAGGGCGCCCTGGTGGCGGATTGGCTGCGCCGCGCCGCGCCACAGGCGCGCCGTATCGCGTCGGTCTGCGGCGGGGCTCTGCTGCTGGCCGAAGCCGGATTGCTGGACGGGCGGCGGGCGACGACCCACTGGCGGCTGGCGGAAACGCTGCAGGCGCGCTTCCCGCGGGTGCAGGTCGAGAACGGCCCGATCTACGTGCAGGATGGGCCGATTTGGACCTCCGGCGGCGTCAGCTCAGGTTTCGACCTGACGCTGGCGTTGGTGGAGGACGACTACGGCTTCGTGCAGGCGCGCGAAGTGGCGCAGGATCTGGTGATGTTTCTGCGTCGCCCCGGCGGACAGGCGCAGTTCAGCCGCTACCCGCTCAACCAGGCCAAATCGCCGGGCCCGATCCGCGACCTGCAGTCCTGGATCCTGGAAAACCTCGCCGACGATCTCAGCGTCGATCGGTTGGCCGAACGCGTGGCGATGAGCCCGCGCAACTTTACCCGCGTATTCAGCCGTGAGACGGGCATTTCTCCCGCCAAATTCGTCGAAGAAGGGCGGTTGCATACCGCCAGGCAGCGCCTCGAGCAGAGTGCGGAGGGCATCGAACAGATCGCGCTGGCCACCGGCTTCGGCAACGGCCTTAACCTGCGGCGGGTGTTTGAGCGCAAACTGCAGCTGACCCCGAGCGAATACCGCGAACGCTTCCACGCGCGCAATTTGGCGTAA